AGCTGGTTCAAGTATCACTTCAACCAAAACCCCAAAATCACTCTTTAATCATCAAATGTAGAATGTATACTGGATAAGGGAAGTGTGTTAATTGATAGATCAAGCTATTGAAAAGGCCCTGGGCCCAAGCCTGAATGGGGTCTGAGAGGCCCCAAAAAATATCCAACCAGGGGGCCTATAACAAAACAAAGCCCCGGGGCCTATGATTTCTTAATCCGGCCCTGGATATGGATATGAACAATTGCATTACCATAATGACAATAAATAATCTACAATTGTTAGAGGAAGTTCTACATCTCCCAATAACCTACATGTCACAGGTATTGTCCTGGTGGCCATGGCATAGAGCCCAGACACACTGTTGATGGCCTTGCAGTTCAGGGTAACAGAGGTGGCCAACTCTTCGGGAGTTACGGTAATCTCGTTCCCCTGCCCCCCGAGCCATCGGCCCTTTATCCCCCAAGTGTAGTTGCAGGAGGGACGACAGTCGGCGTTACACTTGAAGCTTTGTGGGGCCCCTGGGGTCATCAAGTCAGGGCTTGTGATCAATACATTGCTTGGTCCAGCTACAAGGAGGAACACACACAtttagataatagtctagatccTATGACCAATGTGAAAAACATGAGCAAAATAATTTAATCTAACACTAATCCAGTAATCCAGACATCTTGTCAGTAAATTAAAACACATTTAATTATCCCTCCATTCCTAATATCATAAAGACCATCACCTCTAATTTCAAGTGAAGTGTCATAAAAACAACAAACCACCCACACACCTAAAACCTGCAGTATCTTTGTTACTGTAGAGGACCTCCCAGATTCATCATTCCTTGCAGTGCATGTGAGGTTTAGGGACTCCTCCCATTGGCGAGCTGTGAAGAACACTTCATTCCCCTGCCCAATCTGCCCGTCGATACTCATTCTGTAGCTACAGGAAGGAGAGCACTGGGCGGAACAGTCAAAACTGCATGGCACGCCCACAGTCACAAAGTCAGGACCCAAAATGGTTAGTTCCAAGGGACCATCTGAAAATTACAGTGCACAATCAAGCAATGTTGGCCTACCGGATTTTTAGCACACAGGGTGTAAATTTACTTGTAATAGGGATACATTGCTACAATGATAATACAATTTAAAGTCATGGCATTTCCAATTGACCCCTCATTTCTGTACAGTAGTTATCTGCTAGCTGTTAGCActactgccctaccacaggtacaATCCAGAGGACCCAACACTCCAATGATGTTGCCATACTATAATACGTTGACTAGTTTGTCATGTGTCTGTGGTTTACCTACTGGGACTGTCCTTCCCTCCATCAGTGGTCACAGCTGATCCTGGAAGTTCATAAAAACAGCCTCACAGTCTGTCATCAAGACGTTATAATGTATATGTAACACGAAAATTATCATTATGCTTAGACCCAAATATGTTA
Above is a genomic segment from Oncorhynchus kisutch isolate 150728-3 linkage group LG19, Okis_V2, whole genome shotgun sequence containing:
- the LOC109910357 gene encoding uncharacterized protein LOC109910357 isoform X1, which translates into the protein MTLVPYSWYPFTSLHRCKTMKDTHTLLNLLLLFVYLAGSAVTTDGGKDSPNGPLELTILGPDFVTVGVPCSFDCSAQCSPSCSYRMSIDGQIGQGNEVFFTARQWEESLNLTCTARNDESGRSSTVTKILQVLAGPSNVLITSPDLMTPGAPQSFKCNADCRPSCNYTWGIKGRWLGGQGNEITVTPEELATSVTLNCKAINSVSGLYAMATRTIPVTSGPSEVHVIGQDSVAVGFKSKFRCTAKCIPACDYWWIVDGHTVYGSEMEMTVERHVKSEKIKCYAQNTVSKNFDLATKTVRVGDDGKSMATQAKQTIDLLLFAFTLSLYTVISP
- the LOC109910357 gene encoding uncharacterized protein LOC109910357 isoform X2, coding for MTLVPYSWYPFTSLHRCKTMKDTHTLLNLLLLFVYLAGSAVTTDGGKDSPSSFDCSAQCSPSCSYRMSIDGQIGQGNEVFFTARQWEESLNLTCTARNDESGRSSTVTKILQVLAGPSNVLITSPDLMTPGAPQSFKCNADCRPSCNYTWGIKGRWLGGQGNEITVTPEELATSVTLNCKAINSVSGLYAMATRTIPVTSGPSEVHVIGQDSVAVGFKSKFRCTAKCIPACDYWWIVDGHTVYGSEMEMTVERHVKSEKIKCYAQNTVSKNFDLATKTVRVGDDGKSMATQAKQTIDLLLFAFTLSLYTVISP
- the LOC109910357 gene encoding uncharacterized protein LOC109910357 isoform X3; the protein is MEGRTVPVDGPLELTILGPDFVTVGVPCSFDCSAQCSPSCSYRMSIDGQIGQGNEVFFTARQWEESLNLTCTARNDESGRSSTVTKILQVLAGPSNVLITSPDLMTPGAPQSFKCNADCRPSCNYTWGIKGRWLGGQGNEITVTPEELATSVTLNCKAINSVSGLYAMATRTIPVTSGPSEVHVIGQDSVAVGFKSKFRCTAKCIPACDYWWIVDGHTVYGSEMEMTVERHVKSEKIKCYAQNTVSKNFDLATKTVRVGDDGKSMATQAKQTIDLLLFAFTLSLYTVISP